In a genomic window of Methanoregula sp. UBA64:
- a CDS encoding ester cyclase, giving the protein MAKEIRQDKTVEQHIKTFDDLDFRVFTGRKWEDLGESHAKDILVHWPDGHTTTGAETHIKDLDAMFVYAPDTRIKKHPVKFGSGEWTAVIGEMEGTFTKPMPLPDGTSIPPTGKSFKLPMCTIGRWKDGVMVEEYLFWDNQTYMKQLGLAP; this is encoded by the coding sequence ATGGCAAAAGAGATCAGGCAGGACAAGACCGTCGAGCAGCACATAAAGACGTTCGACGATCTGGATTTCCGGGTATTTACCGGACGGAAGTGGGAGGATCTTGGAGAGAGCCATGCAAAGGATATCCTCGTCCACTGGCCCGACGGCCACACGACAACCGGCGCGGAGACGCACATCAAAGATCTCGACGCAATGTTTGTCTACGCACCGGATACCCGGATCAAAAAACACCCGGTCAAGTTCGGGTCCGGGGAGTGGACTGCGGTCATCGGTGAGATGGAAGGCACGTTCACAAAGCCGATGCCCCTGCCGGACGGGACCTCGATTCCGCCGACCGGCAAATCCTTCAAGCTCCCTATGTGCACCATCGGGCGCTGGAAGGACGGCGTTATGGTCGAGGAGTACCTGTTCTGGGACAACCAGACCTACATGAAGCAGCTCGGCCTTGCACCGTAA
- a CDS encoding YeeE/YedE thiosulfate transporter family protein, translating into MSAWLAMATWSPYIAGAGIGVLIWTVFLLSDHPLGCSTAFSHTAGMIESAVSKGKTAAMPYYRKFVPAADWHWMLVVGVVIGGFLSAYLSGTLSFVTVPPMFAAAFGPSVALRLAVALIGGILIGLGARWAGGCTSGHGISGTLQLALSSWVAAICFFAGGILVAGLLYGFTVI; encoded by the coding sequence ATGTCCGCATGGCTTGCCATGGCGACCTGGTCGCCGTATATTGCGGGAGCCGGGATCGGCGTCCTGATCTGGACGGTCTTTTTACTCTCCGATCACCCGCTCGGGTGTTCGACCGCGTTCTCCCATACTGCGGGGATGATCGAGTCCGCAGTCTCCAAGGGGAAGACCGCAGCGATGCCGTACTACCGGAAGTTCGTGCCGGCCGCTGACTGGCACTGGATGCTTGTTGTCGGTGTTGTTATCGGGGGTTTCCTCTCGGCGTACCTCTCCGGCACGCTCTCGTTTGTTACCGTGCCGCCGATGTTTGCCGCCGCGTTTGGCCCCTCCGTTGCGCTGCGCCTTGCGGTTGCCCTCATCGGCGGGATCCTGATCGGGCTCGGGGCCCGCTGGGCCGGCGGCTGCACCTCCGGCCACGGGATCTCCGGGACCCTCCAGCTCGCCCTTTCAAGCTGGGTGGCGGCGATCTGCTTTTTTGCCGGCGGGATCCTGGTAGCAGGACTGCTGTACGGATTTACGGTGATCTGA
- a CDS encoding TrmB family transcriptional regulator, translating into MPADKKTIDLLGTLGLSAYEAKAYTALIERGSMTPFALAEVSGIPRTKIYDTIRLLEDRKWLTVEKGRPGKISPVCPSETVGSRKLSLDAELDRLNDDFTLYYEKRGESEPPKTHIVRGLDNIAATTADMMRRAKTSLNLFGTLYYPEELEPIKEQLAAAKRRGVVIRISANNPIRVKGEILDVRESFSPVTPDIQIAPEPFIRTLTIDSREMLMIFPLPEDKSANRTDLVALWIENEMVAKAVNNVFNIMWANPNWTGTGAGKSRQNPPKKKNAS; encoded by the coding sequence ATGCCTGCTGATAAGAAGACCATCGACCTGCTTGGGACGCTCGGGCTCTCCGCGTACGAGGCAAAAGCCTATACCGCACTCATAGAGAGGGGGAGCATGACACCCTTTGCCCTCGCAGAGGTCTCGGGGATCCCAAGGACCAAGATCTACGATACCATCAGACTTCTCGAAGACCGGAAATGGCTCACCGTAGAGAAGGGGAGACCCGGGAAGATCTCCCCGGTCTGTCCCTCGGAAACGGTGGGCAGCCGCAAATTAAGCCTTGATGCCGAGCTCGACCGGTTAAACGATGATTTTACCCTGTATTATGAGAAACGCGGTGAGAGTGAGCCCCCGAAAACCCATATTGTACGGGGACTGGATAACATCGCTGCCACGACTGCCGACATGATGCGGCGGGCAAAGACGAGTCTCAACCTCTTTGGAACCCTCTATTACCCCGAGGAACTCGAACCGATCAAAGAGCAGCTTGCCGCAGCAAAGCGCAGGGGCGTGGTCATCCGGATCTCGGCAAACAACCCGATCCGGGTAAAAGGGGAGATCCTCGATGTACGGGAATCCTTCTCTCCCGTAACCCCGGATATCCAGATCGCCCCGGAACCGTTTATCCGTACCCTGACTATCGACAGCAGGGAGATGCTCATGATCTTCCCCCTGCCCGAAGACAAGTCCGCAAACCGTACCGATCTCGTTGCCCTCTGGATCGAGAACGAGATGGTGGCAAAAGCGGTAAACAATGTCTTTAACATTATGTGGGCAAATCCGAACTGGACCGGGACTGGTGCGGGTAAATCCCGCCAGAACCCCCCTAAAAAAAAGAACGCATCCTGA
- a CDS encoding isochorismatase family protein — protein MPDKKDGRLELLTDKNSALVLVDYQPTMFAGVASGDKTIIRNAAYCAAKAAQILNVPVVLSAINPAGNGKFLAEIADLFPGQEVYARAVPSFDAFEDEKTLNAFKKTGKKKLVISGLWTSMCFAYTALHGIREGYEVYGLIDAGGDSTPDAHKYGVERMIQAGVVPITVESLVSEWMHEWTNPKAGELVKEVYSRYGYMIGLGRQ, from the coding sequence ATGCCAGACAAAAAAGACGGAAGGCTTGAACTGCTGACGGACAAGAACAGCGCACTCGTACTCGTGGACTACCAGCCCACGATGTTTGCGGGGGTTGCATCGGGAGACAAGACGATCATCCGGAACGCGGCATACTGTGCGGCAAAAGCCGCGCAGATCCTCAACGTCCCGGTCGTGCTCTCGGCGATCAACCCGGCAGGCAACGGGAAGTTCCTTGCCGAGATCGCCGATCTCTTCCCGGGCCAGGAAGTGTATGCCCGTGCCGTGCCCAGCTTCGATGCATTCGAGGACGAGAAGACCTTGAACGCCTTTAAAAAGACCGGCAAAAAGAAGCTCGTGATCTCCGGCCTCTGGACCAGCATGTGTTTTGCCTACACGGCCCTGCACGGGATCCGGGAAGGGTACGAGGTGTACGGCCTGATAGATGCCGGCGGCGACTCCACACCGGACGCCCACAAGTACGGGGTGGAAAGGATGATCCAGGCCGGTGTCGTCCCGATCACGGTAGAATCGCTGGTCTCGGAATGGATGCACGAGTGGACCAACCCGAAGGCCGGCGAACTGGTAAAGGAAGTGTATTCCCGGTACGGGTACATGATCGGCCTTGGCCGGCAGTAA
- a CDS encoding CRISPR-associated protein Cas4 — MAGIPRSCRGIILADGDRHVTISELVRVHACPVRFYYEKNEPVTESDRYAICKQISYHLGSPLVADAIWDEVLTVRPKTDPALKEFLDICIASCNKHEWHEAAQTDVTVVSKKHGISGMIDRVAADGTFSIVRAAGAMPFGTYAADRLRIAGIALCLEEMTGKEVEGGHVEYIPDGMSRYHAVQPRDRRQLLSTLHTLKGINEGKAPAHPLNAPCNRCKYKVRCEESGGHRLSELL, encoded by the coding sequence GTGGCCGGTATTCCTCGTTCCTGTAGAGGAATTATTCTGGCAGACGGGGACCGGCATGTCACGATCTCGGAGCTGGTGCGGGTGCACGCCTGCCCGGTCCGGTTTTACTACGAGAAGAACGAGCCCGTGACCGAATCGGACCGGTACGCGATCTGCAAGCAGATCTCCTACCATCTCGGCAGCCCGCTCGTTGCAGATGCGATCTGGGACGAGGTGCTCACGGTCCGCCCGAAGACCGATCCGGCGCTCAAGGAGTTTCTTGATATCTGCATTGCGTCCTGCAACAAGCACGAGTGGCACGAGGCGGCGCAGACCGATGTGACGGTGGTCTCGAAAAAGCACGGTATCTCGGGGATGATCGACCGGGTGGCAGCGGACGGCACCTTCTCGATCGTGCGGGCGGCAGGGGCCATGCCCTTTGGCACCTATGCGGCAGACCGGCTCCGGATCGCGGGGATCGCCCTCTGTTTAGAGGAGATGACCGGAAAGGAGGTGGAGGGCGGCCACGTGGAGTATATTCCGGACGGTATGTCGCGGTACCATGCGGTCCAGCCCCGGGACCGGCGCCAGCTCCTTTCCACGCTCCACACCCTCAAAGGGATTAACGAGGGGAAGGCGCCGGCCCATCCTTTGAATGCTCCGTGTAACCGGTGCAAGTACAAGGTCCGGTGCGAGGAGAGCGGCGGGCACCGGCTGAGTGAGCTGTTGTGA
- a CDS encoding GMC family oxidoreductase: MANESRQTYDYIIVGAGTSGPIVASRLSEDPHVSVLLLEAGGENINDISRAPGAFFKVWGTDYDWQYESEPQKGLNNRKIYSPRGHVVGGSSAINVGFWMRGTKEDYDFWEQQGAKGWNYEKALEMFQKIEDTDKGPTRYRGKGGKVHLEDSAYPTKFVHTLLEAFKEAGFGSIGDFQAENPYQADVVQKDYLNRVRRTPADSYLSDEIRKRPNLKVRTDTFVRKVIFKGNRAVGVEAEHQGTVQQITARAEVILSAGTYNTAQILKLSGIGPKKELAKHGIPVVADVPGVGENLNDHLMVYPRALSPVPLPDTRFNPTSDEAIAQWRKEQTGPACYYPGPAAGLVSSDGTHTGPDFEVILQYVHSATGSEKEFAGAGTIVERSGYSLAVILMIPKSRGNVLLASADPHDKPLIDPNYFSNPDDMRRFIKGVRYVLELTKTRALLPYTEKVHPAVDASDAEIEAFIRSEASTVFHPVGTARIGDLTKDPLAVVDSHLRVRGVEGLRVADASIMPQVNRGHTMAPVTYIGEMAAYIIRSEKH, from the coding sequence ATGGCAAACGAGAGCAGACAAACCTACGATTATATCATTGTCGGGGCCGGCACATCCGGGCCGATTGTCGCATCCCGGCTGAGTGAAGATCCTCATGTATCAGTCCTGCTGCTGGAGGCCGGCGGGGAGAACATAAACGATATTTCCCGGGCACCGGGAGCCTTTTTCAAGGTCTGGGGAACTGATTACGACTGGCAGTACGAGTCAGAACCGCAAAAGGGCTTGAACAACCGGAAAATTTACTCTCCCCGGGGCCACGTTGTCGGGGGATCTTCGGCAATCAACGTCGGGTTCTGGATGCGGGGGACAAAGGAAGATTACGATTTCTGGGAACAACAGGGCGCCAAAGGCTGGAATTACGAAAAGGCGCTGGAAATGTTCCAGAAGATCGAGGATACCGACAAGGGACCGACCCGGTACCGGGGAAAAGGCGGCAAGGTACACCTGGAAGATTCAGCGTATCCAACGAAATTTGTCCATACCCTGCTTGAGGCATTCAAGGAAGCCGGGTTCGGCAGCATCGGGGATTTCCAGGCTGAAAATCCGTATCAGGCCGATGTTGTCCAGAAAGATTACCTCAACAGGGTCCGGCGTACCCCTGCGGACAGTTACTTGTCCGACGAGATCCGTAAAAGGCCCAACCTGAAAGTCCGGACCGATACCTTTGTCCGCAAAGTAATCTTCAAAGGAAACCGGGCAGTGGGCGTTGAAGCTGAACATCAGGGCACTGTGCAGCAGATCACGGCACGTGCCGAAGTCATTCTATCGGCGGGAACCTATAACACGGCGCAGATCCTGAAACTGTCAGGAATAGGGCCTAAAAAGGAACTGGCAAAGCACGGCATCCCTGTGGTTGCGGATGTCCCGGGCGTCGGTGAAAATCTCAACGATCACCTGATGGTGTACCCCCGGGCCCTCTCTCCCGTTCCCCTCCCGGATACCCGGTTTAACCCAACGAGCGACGAGGCCATAGCACAGTGGCGAAAAGAACAGACCGGGCCTGCCTGTTACTATCCCGGCCCGGCGGCCGGCCTGGTTTCGAGCGACGGGACACACACCGGCCCGGACTTTGAAGTGATCCTGCAGTATGTCCATTCCGCGACCGGTTCTGAAAAAGAGTTTGCGGGAGCGGGGACTATCGTAGAGAGGAGCGGGTACTCCCTTGCGGTGATCCTGATGATCCCCAAAAGCAGAGGAAACGTCCTGCTGGCCTCGGCAGACCCCCATGACAAGCCCCTCATCGATCCGAATTATTTCAGCAACCCGGATGACATGAGACGGTTTATCAAGGGCGTGCGGTATGTGCTGGAGCTCACGAAAACCCGGGCGCTTTTGCCCTATACGGAAAAGGTGCACCCTGCCGTGGATGCAAGTGACGCCGAGATTGAAGCCTTTATCCGCAGCGAAGCCAGCACCGTATTCCACCCCGTTGGAACCGCACGTATCGGCGATCTTACAAAAGACCCCCTGGCCGTGGTGGATTCCCACCTGCGGGTCCGCGGTGTGGAAGGGTTGCGGGTTGCGGATGCATCCATCATGCCTCAGGTGAACCGCGGGCATACGATGGCACCGGTCACCTACATCGGGGAGATGGCCGCCTATATCATCCGGTCGGAGAAGCACTGA
- the uppS gene encoding polyprenyl diphosphate synthase has product MTAGSILRPLYEKYLRMQCTKIPTHIAIIQDGNRRFAKEMGLDTAKGHRAGADKTEEMLDWAHDLGIRYITLYSFSTENFRRSEDEVKDLFRLFKEKFVQTITDERVHRYRIRVQMVGDRTMLPDDLRKVVESAEEATKDYSGFTLNIALAYGGRNEIVLAAKEIVADVRSGKISPESIDVQMVEDHLHEGKGIPPVDLIIRTGNDYRTSNFLPWLANGHESAVYFCAPYWPLFRKIDLLRAIRTYDQRMQAKAH; this is encoded by the coding sequence ATGACCGCCGGTTCGATCCTCCGTCCCCTGTACGAGAAGTACCTCCGGATGCAGTGCACGAAAATCCCGACCCATATCGCCATCATCCAGGACGGGAACCGGCGGTTCGCAAAGGAGATGGGCCTCGACACGGCAAAAGGCCACCGGGCCGGGGCGGACAAGACCGAGGAGATGCTCGACTGGGCCCACGATCTCGGGATCCGGTATATCACCCTCTACTCGTTCTCCACGGAGAACTTCCGCCGCAGCGAGGACGAGGTAAAAGACCTCTTCCGGCTCTTCAAGGAGAAGTTTGTCCAGACCATCACCGACGAACGCGTCCACCGGTACAGGATCCGGGTCCAGATGGTGGGGGACCGCACGATGCTGCCCGACGACCTGCGGAAGGTGGTCGAATCCGCCGAAGAGGCAACAAAGGACTATTCAGGGTTCACCCTCAACATCGCGCTTGCCTACGGGGGCAGGAACGAGATCGTCCTTGCCGCAAAGGAGATCGTGGCAGATGTCCGGAGCGGGAAGATCTCCCCCGAATCAATCGACGTCCAGATGGTCGAGGACCATCTTCACGAGGGAAAGGGTATCCCGCCGGTCGATCTCATCATCCGGACGGGAAACGATTACCGCACCTCGAACTTCCTGCCCTGGCTTGCAAACGGCCACGAGTCGGCGGTCTATTTCTGCGCTCCCTACTGGCCGCTCTTCCGGAAGATCGACCTGTTGCGGGCGATCCGCACCTACGACCAGCGGATGCAGGCAAAGGCGCACTAA
- a CDS encoding undecaprenyl diphosphate synthase family protein, translating into MFYWLYERMLFGQIQLLPRHICFMLSGADLAADPGKCARVAEWCTEINAALARSSLPAESGDRTEIKSLTFHVNPLPDNEIARCLPEIKKIAEVARLVLHYGDKEEVSGSGLAVVVAIGKSGREEITDCIRKLARNGISPDEIDEKALESCLTFRYDPDIVIKTGGDHLTDFLIWQSVYSELFFSDVNWKYFRRVDFLRVLRDYQSRIRRFGK; encoded by the coding sequence ATGTTCTACTGGCTGTATGAACGGATGCTTTTTGGGCAGATCCAGCTCCTGCCCCGCCACATCTGTTTCATGCTCAGCGGTGCCGACCTTGCCGCAGACCCGGGAAAGTGCGCCCGGGTGGCAGAGTGGTGTACGGAGATCAACGCAGCCCTGGCCCGGTCGTCCCTGCCGGCAGAGAGCGGGGACCGGACCGAAATAAAAAGCCTCACCTTCCATGTAAATCCCCTCCCGGACAACGAGATCGCCCGCTGCCTGCCGGAGATCAAGAAGATCGCGGAGGTGGCACGCCTTGTCCTGCACTACGGGGACAAGGAAGAGGTCTCCGGCAGCGGTCTTGCGGTTGTGGTTGCGATAGGAAAGAGCGGGCGGGAAGAGATCACCGACTGTATCAGGAAACTTGCCAGAAACGGCATCTCCCCGGACGAGATCGACGAGAAGGCCTTAGAGTCCTGCCTGACCTTCCGGTACGACCCGGATATCGTGATAAAGACCGGGGGCGACCACCTGACCGACTTTCTGATCTGGCAGTCGGTGTACTCGGAACTCTTCTTCTCCGATGTCAACTGGAAATATTTCCGAAGGGTGGACTTTTTGCGGGTGCTCCGCGATTACCAGTCCCGGATCCGCCGGTTCGGGAAGTAA
- a CDS encoding DUF6691 family protein → MTLGQVRSDKKIQLALGLLSGIAFGFLLQKSGVAAYNVVLGQLLLTDFTVLKVMFSAVLVGMIGIYALKAAGLVRLHTKPGSLGATVIGGLIFGAGFALLGYCPGTAAAATGTGAPDALVGMAGIVLGAGLFARLYPALDRTVLHRGEFPEGTVPEILGIPPWIVVALVALMIVGIFWALGAYGL, encoded by the coding sequence ATGACACTCGGACAGGTACGATCCGATAAAAAGATCCAGCTCGCCCTTGGCCTGCTCTCGGGGATTGCCTTTGGCTTCCTCCTCCAGAAAAGCGGGGTGGCCGCATACAACGTGGTGCTCGGACAGCTCCTGCTCACCGACTTTACGGTTCTAAAAGTGATGTTCTCCGCGGTCCTTGTCGGCATGATCGGGATCTACGCACTGAAAGCCGCCGGCCTTGTCCGCCTGCACACGAAACCGGGCTCCCTTGGCGCAACGGTGATCGGCGGCCTGATCTTCGGGGCCGGCTTTGCCCTTCTCGGGTACTGCCCGGGCACCGCTGCTGCCGCAACGGGGACAGGGGCGCCCGACGCCCTTGTCGGGATGGCGGGCATCGTGCTCGGTGCCGGCCTCTTTGCCCGGCTCTACCCTGCGCTTGACCGCACGGTCTTACACCGGGGCGAATTCCCGGAGGGAACGGTTCCCGAAATTCTTGGGATCCCGCCATGGATCGTTGTCGCGCTCGTTGCCCTCATGATCGTCGGGATATTCTGGGCGCTGGGCGCATACGGGCTGTGA
- a CDS encoding type II toxin-antitoxin system RelE family toxin has protein sequence MSFTLFLWHEVSDDINHLPDKTRRIIQAALKRLEEDPYPGKDGDKEKIVLKGGEVIYRLHISRSFTAFYDIDKENKRILVQEVLPIGKAHKKYGYY, from the coding sequence TTGAGTTTTACGCTCTTTCTCTGGCACGAAGTCTCCGACGATATCAACCACCTGCCGGACAAGACCCGCAGAATTATTCAGGCTGCCTTAAAACGATTGGAAGAGGATCCCTATCCCGGAAAGGACGGGGACAAGGAAAAGATCGTTTTAAAGGGGGGCGAGGTTATCTACCGGCTCCATATTTCCCGGAGTTTTACCGCGTTCTACGATATCGATAAAGAGAACAAACGGATCCTCGTTCAGGAAGTTCTTCCGATAGGAAAAGCCCACAAAAAATACGGATATTACTGA
- a CDS encoding CDGSH iron-sulfur domain-containing protein yields the protein MTKTSKEPQKPGHDTMKITVTKNGPYIVSGGVPLIQMEICNDDEGYCRTWREVKRYPVQETYALCRCGHSENKPFCTGMHAKIGFDGTETAGDEPYLRHPRIIRGPELELLDYENLCVHARFCMRAGGIWGLTEQSDNPEAREIAIEEACNCPSGRLVMKDRETGKTIEPELEPSIVVIEYPPRGEHGPLWVRGGIPVVSADGKPYHIRNRLTLCRCGKSENKPFCDGSHVQH from the coding sequence ATGACAAAGACCTCAAAAGAACCACAAAAACCCGGACACGACACCATGAAGATCACGGTTACGAAAAACGGGCCCTATATCGTCAGCGGAGGTGTGCCCCTCATCCAGATGGAGATCTGCAATGACGATGAGGGCTACTGCCGGACATGGCGGGAGGTAAAGCGGTACCCGGTGCAGGAGACCTATGCCCTCTGCCGGTGCGGCCATTCGGAGAACAAGCCGTTCTGTACCGGGATGCATGCGAAGATCGGCTTTGACGGGACCGAGACCGCAGGAGACGAGCCGTATCTCCGGCACCCGCGGATCATCCGGGGTCCGGAACTGGAACTGCTCGATTACGAGAACCTCTGCGTCCATGCCCGGTTCTGCATGCGGGCCGGCGGGATCTGGGGGCTCACCGAACAGTCGGACAACCCGGAGGCCCGGGAGATTGCTATCGAGGAGGCCTGCAACTGCCCGTCAGGAAGGCTGGTCATGAAAGATCGGGAGACCGGAAAAACCATTGAGCCTGAACTGGAACCGTCCATCGTTGTGATCGAGTATCCCCCGCGCGGGGAGCATGGGCCGCTCTGGGTACGGGGCGGGATACCGGTGGTATCTGCTGACGGGAAACCGTACCATATCCGGAACCGTCTCACGCTCTGCCGGTGCGGGAAGTCGGAGAACAAGCCGTTCTGCGACGGCAGCCACGTGCAGCACTAG
- a CDS encoding Rieske (2Fe-2S) protein gives MSFVKVAKTGDISPGTMKHVEIAGKELCIANVGGKFYAIGDRCGHENASLARGKLEGTHVVCPMHASKFDVTTGKKVAGPVLELAGIAKKFSGCPEPVRKEMGAMFEGIAAAQSSIKTYDVPSYDVKTEGMDILVNV, from the coding sequence ATGAGTTTTGTCAAAGTTGCAAAGACCGGGGACATCTCTCCCGGGACCATGAAACACGTTGAGATTGCCGGAAAAGAACTCTGCATTGCAAATGTCGGCGGGAAGTTCTATGCCATCGGCGACCGGTGCGGCCACGAGAATGCAAGCCTTGCACGGGGAAAACTGGAAGGTACTCATGTTGTCTGCCCCATGCACGCTTCCAAGTTTGATGTAACGACCGGGAAAAAAGTTGCCGGACCCGTCCTCGAACTGGCCGGGATTGCCAAGAAATTCAGCGGGTGCCCCGAACCGGTGAGAAAAGAGATGGGAGCAATGTTTGAGGGTATTGCCGCGGCACAGAGCTCGATCAAGACCTACGACGTGCCGTCCTATGACGTGAAGACTGAGGGTATGGATATTCTGGTAAACGTGTAA
- a CDS encoding DUF3467 domain-containing protein yields the protein MTGQEISVNIPPTLDPVYSNMIQIAYKDDEFTFVFLHQLPQVNQARAKAIVSITPAHAKNLLAVLQKTVADYEGKFGTISPAKEAHPAESVTTLRGYS from the coding sequence ATGACCGGCCAGGAAATCTCCGTCAATATCCCCCCCACGCTCGACCCCGTGTACAGCAACATGATCCAGATCGCGTACAAGGACGACGAGTTCACCTTCGTCTTCCTCCACCAGCTCCCGCAGGTCAACCAGGCCCGGGCAAAGGCGATCGTCTCGATCACCCCTGCGCACGCAAAGAACCTGCTTGCCGTTCTCCAGAAGACCGTTGCCGACTACGAAGGCAAGTTTGGCACCATCTCCCCGGCAAAGGAAGCACACCCGGCCGAGAGCGTGACCACGCTTCGCGGGTACTCATAA
- a CDS encoding radical SAM protein: MTVPSSAAKIPANLAKGCVLCYQGAKMVLFITGRCRRSCWYCPLSEERKGNDVVFANEHRITTPAEAIAVAEKMSALGTGITGGEPLLCLDRVAEYGKALKEHFGPDHQIHLYTAQAPTKADLEKLKGVVDEIRLHPPRDCWDHICDTEFIASAKMAKEAGFDIGIEVPALPGLELLVPALPYLDFLNINELEWGETNADEMRERGYEPADGVHNAIAGADDWAEELVKHKKVHWCSSSFKDSVQLRERLKRIAENTARPFDEVTDDGTIVYGVLDLHPGTRDEVVARCRKYLADDEFADCGDRVETAWWLLEEFREKIPGKKTVVERYPDGGMVVEVTPL, from the coding sequence ATGACCGTTCCTTCATCTGCGGCAAAAATTCCCGCAAACCTTGCCAAAGGCTGCGTGCTCTGCTACCAGGGCGCAAAGATGGTGCTCTTTATCACGGGACGCTGCCGCCGCTCCTGCTGGTACTGCCCGCTCTCGGAGGAACGGAAGGGAAACGACGTGGTCTTCGCAAACGAACACCGCATCACCACGCCAGCGGAAGCCATCGCGGTTGCCGAAAAGATGAGCGCGCTCGGCACCGGGATCACCGGTGGCGAACCGCTCCTCTGCCTTGACCGGGTTGCGGAGTACGGGAAAGCATTAAAAGAGCACTTCGGGCCGGACCACCAGATCCACCTCTACACGGCGCAGGCCCCGACAAAGGCGGATTTGGAAAAGCTCAAAGGAGTCGTGGACGAGATCCGGCTCCACCCGCCCCGCGACTGCTGGGACCATATCTGCGACACGGAGTTTATCGCGTCCGCGAAGATGGCAAAGGAGGCGGGCTTCGATATCGGGATCGAAGTCCCGGCCCTTCCCGGCCTCGAACTCCTTGTCCCTGCCCTCCCGTACCTCGATTTCCTCAACATCAACGAGCTCGAATGGGGCGAAACGAACGCGGACGAAATGCGGGAGCGGGGCTACGAGCCGGCCGACGGCGTGCACAACGCTATTGCCGGCGCAGACGACTGGGCGGAGGAACTCGTAAAACACAAAAAGGTCCACTGGTGCTCCTCGTCGTTCAAGGACTCGGTCCAGCTCCGGGAACGCCTCAAACGCATCGCGGAGAACACCGCACGGCCGTTTGACGAAGTCACCGACGACGGGACCATTGTGTACGGCGTCCTCGACCTCCACCCGGGCACCCGGGACGAGGTGGTTGCCCGGTGCCGCAAATACCTTGCCGACGATGAATTTGCCGACTGCGGCGACCGGGTAGAGACCGCGTGGTGGCTCCTTGAAGAATTCAGGGAGAAGATCCCCGGGAAGAAGACCGTTGTCGAGCGGTATCCCGACGGCGGGATGGTTGTCGAGGTGACCCCGTTATGA
- a CDS encoding pirin family protein — protein sequence MQQVRSIVWKSRSRGTLEGAGVKLHRAFGYQELPAFDPFLMLDDFRADRPEDYRAGFPWHPHRGIETVTYMLEGRVEHGDSMGHSGSIDAGGVQWMTAGSGIVHQEMPKPVNGRMGGFQLWVNLPKAHKMMDPRYQEIRADEIPTATLPGGASARVICGEIAGVSGPVRDIVAGPEYLDIALEPGAHFSHPVRPGYMAAVYVIGGSGMFEPHQDEESGNGTILLFGESGDAVGIRAGKNGVRFLFFSGKPLREPIAWGGPIVMNTQEELRQAFDEYEQGTFIKGAASR from the coding sequence ATGCAGCAGGTACGATCCATAGTATGGAAGTCCCGCTCCCGCGGGACGCTGGAAGGGGCGGGGGTAAAGCTCCACCGGGCCTTCGGGTACCAGGAGCTCCCGGCGTTTGACCCGTTCCTGATGCTCGACGACTTCCGTGCAGACCGGCCGGAGGATTACCGTGCTGGTTTCCCGTGGCACCCGCACCGGGGGATCGAGACCGTGACCTACATGCTCGAAGGGAGGGTCGAGCACGGGGACAGCATGGGCCATTCCGGCAGTATCGATGCCGGCGGGGTGCAGTGGATGACCGCCGGTTCCGGCATCGTCCACCAGGAGATGCCAAAGCCGGTGAACGGCAGGATGGGGGGTTTCCAGCTCTGGGTGAACCTCCCAAAAGCGCACAAGATGATGGACCCGCGGTACCAGGAGATCAGGGCTGACGAGATCCCCACGGCCACACTCCCGGGCGGTGCGAGTGCCCGGGTCATCTGCGGGGAGATTGCCGGGGTTTCCGGGCCTGTCCGCGATATCGTGGCAGGGCCCGAGTACCTGGATATCGCACTTGAACCGGGAGCGCATTTTTCCCACCCGGTGCGGCCCGGATACATGGCTGCCGTCTATGTTATCGGTGGGAGCGGCATGTTCGAACCGCACCAGGACGAGGAGTCGGGGAACGGCACTATCCTGTTATTTGGCGAGAGCGGGGATGCCGTCGGGATCCGTGCGGGCAAAAACGGCGTGCGGTTCCTGTTCTTCTCGGGGAAGCCTCTCCGCGAACCCATTGCATGGGGCGGCCCCATTGTCATGAACACGCAGGAAGAGCTGCGGCAGGCATTCGACGAATACGAACAAGGGACGTTCATCAAAGGCGCCGCATCCCGGTGA